The Hymenobacter sp. GOD-10R genome includes a window with the following:
- a CDS encoding T9SS type A sorting domain-containing protein: MKTVELFVVRAALVLSAGFAPSLSQAQTTVPYTWKNVNIQGGGFVSGIIYSPAQQDLLYARTDVGGAYRWEASNRTWVPITDFISRDDSNYQGIRSIAPDPSDPNRVYLAAGTYTQSWAGTAAILASNDKGATWTQSNLTIKLGGNENGRGAGEPLQVDPNLGTTLYLGSSTDGLWRSTDRAVTWSKVTSFPVASTPVGTNGISFVLFDKSSSSAGTATQTIYVGVMRIGAENLYKSTDGGTTWAAVAGAPTALMAHHAALDAAGTLYLAYANGPGPNDVTAGDVMKYVPTTGVWTSIKPTLAANQTQGGYGGISLDLQKPGTILVSTIDRWGPGDDIFRTTDGGTTWKPIINWRTTAKANLDHSLSPSNATSDPHWIADVDVDPFRSDNAWFVTGYGAFSSRNVTAADQPTPTNVNWKFDNQGLEELVPLGLICPPTGAPLISVVGDIDGYRHPNPDVVPTSRLTPQYGSNLAIDFAELQPSFIVRTHTSATGKYGAYSTDAGATFTPFATFPTGAGSGGAVAVSADGSRIVWEPSPAGGQKTGVYYSTDRGTTWTASTGITASSVGSSLRPVADRVNPLKFYVYDSMNGRVLVSTDGAATFTLAATGFINTPDYIVGDASIGAVFGKEGELWLTCPGAYRNDPNAGFYHSTNSGASFQRVASATAAVAVGFGKPATTAGYPAVYIVGSVNRTYGFYRSDDAGATWKRINDQQHQYGFVGIIAGDRQTYGRVYLATGGRGIVYGSDPSVTLATQSQAVASGHQINVYPNPTSGEFIQVALSSFKTNTMLALKVLTLTGKTVYKGSVAAPAATGSLRIPQRLKAGVYLLQAADQTSTITTRFVVQ, from the coding sequence ATGAAAACCGTTGAATTATTCGTAGTGCGCGCCGCGCTGGTACTGAGTGCCGGATTTGCGCCGAGTCTGAGCCAAGCGCAGACCACGGTGCCCTACACGTGGAAAAATGTAAATATTCAAGGCGGCGGCTTTGTCTCCGGCATCATCTACAGCCCGGCCCAGCAGGACCTGCTCTATGCCCGCACTGACGTGGGCGGGGCCTACCGCTGGGAGGCTTCCAACCGCACCTGGGTGCCGATTACCGACTTTATCTCGCGCGATGATTCCAACTACCAAGGCATCCGCAGCATCGCGCCTGACCCTTCCGACCCAAACCGCGTGTACCTAGCCGCCGGCACCTACACGCAGTCGTGGGCGGGTACGGCGGCAATTCTGGCTTCCAACGACAAGGGCGCGACCTGGACGCAATCCAACCTAACGATCAAGCTAGGGGGCAACGAAAACGGCCGCGGCGCGGGCGAGCCCCTGCAAGTAGATCCCAACCTAGGCACCACCCTCTACCTAGGTTCCAGCACCGATGGCCTGTGGCGGAGTACCGACCGGGCCGTTACGTGGAGCAAGGTGACGAGCTTTCCGGTGGCCTCTACGCCGGTAGGGACCAACGGCATTAGCTTCGTGCTGTTTGACAAGAGCAGCAGCTCGGCGGGCACGGCCACCCAAACGATATATGTAGGCGTAATGCGCATTGGCGCCGAGAACCTCTACAAGAGCACCGATGGCGGCACAACTTGGGCCGCTGTTGCCGGCGCTCCGACCGCGCTCATGGCCCACCATGCTGCCCTCGACGCCGCAGGCACGCTTTACCTAGCTTACGCCAATGGCCCCGGCCCAAACGACGTAACCGCCGGCGATGTGATGAAGTACGTGCCCACTACCGGCGTCTGGACCAGCATCAAGCCCACGCTTGCCGCGAATCAAACCCAAGGCGGCTACGGCGGTATATCGCTCGATTTGCAGAAGCCGGGGACTATCCTGGTGAGTACGATCGACCGGTGGGGACCTGGGGATGACATCTTCCGCACCACCGACGGGGGCACTACCTGGAAGCCCATTATCAACTGGCGCACTACGGCTAAGGCGAACCTAGATCATTCCCTCTCTCCTTCAAATGCCACGTCGGACCCGCACTGGATTGCCGACGTAGATGTGGATCCTTTTCGTTCCGATAATGCGTGGTTTGTAACTGGTTACGGCGCGTTTTCGAGCCGCAATGTAACGGCCGCTGACCAGCCCACGCCGACGAACGTAAATTGGAAGTTCGACAATCAGGGTTTGGAAGAGCTAGTACCGCTAGGCCTAATTTGCCCGCCCACTGGCGCTCCGCTCATCAGTGTAGTGGGGGACATTGACGGCTATCGGCACCCCAACCCAGACGTGGTACCTACCAGCCGCCTAACGCCGCAATACGGTTCTAACTTAGCCATCGACTTTGCTGAGCTGCAACCTAGCTTTATCGTGCGCACGCACACCAGTGCCACTGGCAAATACGGCGCGTATTCCACGGATGCGGGCGCGACGTTTACCCCTTTTGCCACCTTCCCAACGGGGGCTGGCTCGGGCGGCGCCGTGGCCGTGTCGGCTGATGGCAGCCGCATCGTGTGGGAGCCCAGTCCCGCCGGAGGACAGAAAACCGGCGTGTACTACTCCACCGACCGGGGTACTACTTGGACGGCCTCTACTGGCATCACGGCGAGCAGCGTCGGCAGCAGCCTGCGCCCGGTCGCCGATCGGGTTAACCCGCTGAAATTCTACGTATATGACTCCATGAATGGGCGGGTGCTAGTCAGTACCGATGGCGCCGCTACATTCACCCTTGCTGCTACCGGCTTCATCAATACGCCCGATTACATTGTGGGCGACGCATCGATCGGTGCAGTGTTCGGCAAAGAAGGCGAGCTGTGGTTAACGTGCCCCGGCGCGTACCGCAACGACCCCAATGCTGGCTTCTACCACTCAACCAATTCCGGGGCTTCCTTCCAGCGGGTAGCTAGCGCCACGGCCGCCGTGGCCGTTGGCTTTGGTAAGCCTGCTACCACGGCCGGTTATCCTGCCGTTTACATAGTGGGGTCCGTGAACAGGACGTATGGCTTCTACCGCTCCGATGATGCTGGTGCCACCTGGAAGCGCATCAACGACCAGCAGCACCAATACGGCTTCGTGGGCATCATCGCCGGCGACCGGCAGACCTACGGCCGCGTGTATCTTGCCACAGGCGGCCGCGGCATTGTGTATGGCAGCGACCCGAGCGTGACTCTTGCCACTCAAAGCCAGGCAGTAGCTTCGGGCCACCAGATTAACGTGTACCCAAATCCGACTAGCGGTGAGTTTATCCAAGTAGCGCTTAGTAGTTTCAAAACTAACACGATGCTAGCATTGAAGGTGCTGACGCTGACAGGGAAAACCGTTTACAAAGGGTCGGTGGCTGCTCCGGCGGCCACTGGTAGCTTGCGCATTCCGCAGCGCTTGAAGGCCGGCGTGTACCTGTTGCAAGCCGCCGACCAAACGTCTACCATCACGACCCGGTTTGTGGTGCAGTAA
- a CDS encoding sensor histidine kinase — translation MSPSRTTTWLEAGVALAAITLYVTAYLLREAAATHALWRQAASVAPAAALERSMAVYQQPTHTLLPVLAGAGLLLLAWVTSHYLALPRLTKSVGATGTLYMMLSLLLLFGSVWVAHYFKLYLRLQYNQLGAITGLKVYSLYRSKTLFADWVAAGIGLGVYELLGQLLQYVRQRLPLATEAGVRYAYRGLVIGLVVLGLTLAWTVPLPPTLWDPQTGPWLLLAGLGLLVMVLQALAYPLLTALRIAGLSRRWVWRIAWWGSLALLGSTVLWVAYSSRYPVALRPLAGLWGLVMLVSSLVVVVRQGIAQETTSLQAQASHSLAELAGLRAQINPHFLFNALNSLYATALQESSDKTAEGIQQLGEMMRFLLEENNRDRILLQQEVHYLRRYIGLQRLRLDETQGLDIRINLQEPEQEVYLAPMLLSPFLENAFNHGISFQAPSWIHITLTLDATHLYFKVHNSLHPRAPQAAAAPTPQVGLENVRKRLALLYPGRHQLEIQQSPQDYFVALTLLLW, via the coding sequence ATGTCCCCTTCCCGTACCACTACTTGGTTAGAAGCCGGGGTTGCCCTCGCTGCTATCACCCTCTACGTGACCGCCTATTTGCTGCGCGAAGCTGCCGCCACCCACGCGTTGTGGCGGCAGGCTGCGAGCGTGGCACCAGCCGCCGCGCTCGAGCGGAGCATGGCCGTGTACCAGCAACCCACCCACACGCTGCTACCGGTGTTGGCCGGCGCCGGGTTGCTCTTGCTGGCTTGGGTAACCAGCCACTACCTCGCCTTGCCGCGCCTCACCAAGTCAGTGGGGGCTACTGGCACCCTGTACATGATGCTGAGCTTGCTGCTGCTGTTCGGCAGCGTGTGGGTGGCGCACTACTTCAAACTGTATTTGCGTTTGCAGTACAATCAGCTCGGAGCGATTACGGGCTTGAAAGTTTATTCACTCTACCGCTCCAAAACTCTATTCGCGGACTGGGTAGCAGCCGGTATTGGTTTAGGAGTCTACGAGTTGCTTGGCCAGCTTTTGCAGTACGTACGCCAGCGGCTGCCCCTGGCGACAGAAGCCGGGGTGCGCTATGCTTACCGGGGGTTAGTCATCGGCTTGGTGGTACTGGGCTTAACCCTGGCCTGGACGGTGCCGCTGCCGCCCACGCTCTGGGACCCCCAAACGGGGCCTTGGTTGCTGCTGGCTGGGCTAGGTTTACTGGTCATGGTGTTGCAGGCACTCGCGTATCCACTGCTCACGGCGTTGCGGATAGCAGGACTTTCTAGGCGCTGGGTATGGAGAATCGCCTGGTGGGGGAGCCTAGCCCTACTCGGCTCAACCGTGCTGTGGGTCGCCTATAGTTCGCGCTACCCGGTGGCGCTGCGGCCGCTGGCGGGCTTGTGGGGGCTGGTAATGCTGGTCTCGAGCCTAGTGGTGGTCGTACGCCAGGGGATAGCGCAGGAAACGACCTCGTTGCAGGCGCAAGCCTCGCACAGCCTCGCTGAGCTAGCCGGGCTGCGGGCCCAAATTAACCCGCATTTTCTCTTCAATGCGCTTAATAGTCTGTACGCTACTGCTTTGCAGGAAAGCAGCGATAAAACTGCTGAAGGGATCCAGCAGTTGGGCGAGATGATGCGCTTCTTACTCGAAGAAAATAACCGGGACCGTATTCTGCTCCAGCAGGAAGTACACTACCTGCGCCGCTACATCGGGCTCCAGCGGCTCCGACTAGACGAGACCCAGGGCCTCGACATCCGCATCAACCTGCAGGAACCTGAGCAGGAAGTATATCTAGCTCCGATGCTGCTGAGCCCATTCTTGGAAAATGCCTTTAACCATGGCATTAGCTTTCAGGCTCCTTCCTGGATTCATATTACGCTGACGCTGGATGCCACGCACCTGTATTTCAAGGTGCACAACTCGCTGCATCCGCGTGCCCCGCAGGCCGCGGCCGCCCCGACGCCGCAAGTGGGCCTGGAAAACGTGCGCAAGCGCTTAGCGCTCCTCTATCCCGGCCGCCATCAACTGGAAATCCAACAATCCCCGCAAGACTATTTCGTAGCTCTCACCCTGCTACTCTGGTAG
- a CDS encoding serine hydrolase, which produces MPKYYLLILILFGGLLGPPTQAQRREVQLDSLFQQLARAGRFNGGVLVAEKGRILYQRAFGYANLPTRTPNTVTSRFQVASIAKIFTSTAVLQLWEQGKIKLGDPLVHYLPSFPYPSVTLRHLLTHTSGLPDLELYDPLVRQHPEHLVTNSDIIPALRAWQPGLYFAPGKKWQYCNTNYILLALLVEKVSQQPFAAYLRRHIFRPARMADTYLRSPASPADARLVTNHLLPTMYSTVPEPVENVQLKDSVRRWHLRFESSGLTGLYGPGQVVSTLPDLLRFDQALSGGKLLRPRTVALAATPAKLNDSTTVIGGNTVDFGGPTSYGLGWVVRPDPTGGDIVGHDGYNRGIATMLYRNVQTGQTVILYDNTEGEQFREKVAAIIDVLHQQPVRPLPYRKSAARWYGAALLQEGPSPALIALNTMRADTAHYYVVEEELNSLGYALLANGYLSQSLEAFRLNTVLFPTSFNVYDSYGDAFRQANRRSEAILMYQRALVLNPNSEGSKRSLHLLQAPAH; this is translated from the coding sequence ATGCCCAAATACTATCTGCTTATTCTCATTCTGTTCGGTGGGCTGCTGGGCCCGCCGACCCAGGCCCAGCGCCGGGAAGTTCAGCTGGATTCCCTGTTTCAGCAGCTCGCCCGCGCAGGGCGTTTCAACGGGGGCGTGCTAGTGGCCGAGAAGGGGCGCATCCTCTACCAGCGCGCCTTTGGCTACGCCAATTTGCCCACGCGCACTCCGAATACGGTGACCTCTCGTTTTCAAGTGGCGTCCATCGCCAAGATTTTTACGTCCACGGCCGTATTGCAGCTGTGGGAGCAAGGCAAAATCAAGCTCGGCGACCCACTGGTGCATTATCTACCTAGCTTTCCGTACCCCTCCGTCACGCTGCGGCACTTGCTCACGCACACCTCCGGGCTGCCCGACTTGGAGCTGTATGACCCGCTGGTACGCCAGCATCCCGAGCATCTTGTCACCAACTCCGACATTATTCCGGCCCTGCGGGCCTGGCAGCCAGGGCTCTACTTTGCACCTGGCAAGAAGTGGCAGTATTGCAACACCAATTATATCCTGCTAGCGCTGCTCGTCGAAAAGGTGAGTCAGCAGCCGTTTGCGGCCTACCTGCGACGTCACATCTTCCGGCCCGCCCGCATGGCAGACACTTACCTACGTTCCCCCGCTAGCCCCGCCGATGCTCGCCTCGTGACCAACCACCTGCTGCCGACCATGTACAGCACCGTGCCGGAGCCGGTCGAAAACGTTCAGCTCAAGGATAGTGTCCGGCGCTGGCATCTGCGTTTCGAGAGCAGTGGTCTAACCGGGCTTTACGGGCCGGGTCAGGTCGTGAGCACCCTGCCAGACTTGCTCCGCTTCGACCAGGCCTTGTCCGGCGGCAAGCTCCTGCGCCCCCGCACCGTGGCGCTCGCCGCCACCCCGGCCAAGCTCAACGACAGCACCACGGTCATTGGCGGGAATACCGTCGATTTTGGCGGTCCTACCTCGTACGGCCTCGGTTGGGTAGTGCGCCCAGATCCGACAGGGGGCGACATTGTCGGCCACGATGGCTACAACCGGGGCATTGCCACGATGCTCTACCGCAACGTGCAGACGGGGCAGACCGTTATCCTGTACGATAACACTGAAGGCGAGCAGTTCCGCGAGAAGGTGGCGGCCATCATCGACGTGCTCCATCAACAGCCTGTGCGGCCGCTGCCTTACAGGAAATCCGCCGCTCGCTGGTACGGGGCAGCGCTGCTGCAAGAAGGCCCGAGCCCGGCTTTGATTGCGTTGAACACCATGCGGGCCGACACGGCGCACTACTATGTGGTCGAAGAAGAACTAAACAGCCTAGGGTATGCTCTATTGGCAAACGGCTACCTTTCCCAGTCGCTGGAAGCTTTTCGCCTAAATACCGTACTTTTCCCGACCAGCTTCAACGTGTACGATAGCTACGGGGATGCTTTTCGCCAGGCCAACCGCCGAAGCGAAGCCATTCTGATGTACCAGCGGGCGCTGGTGCTGAACCCCAACAGCGAAGGCAGCAAACGTTCGCTGCACCTGCTGCAAGCTCCTGCCCACTAA
- a CDS encoding LytTR family DNA-binding domain-containing protein → MLTALAIDDEPQALRVVQLLAAKVPFLELRGSFTNAFTALAFLQAHPVDVLFVDIHMPDLTGVELVQGLSRAPLIIFTTAYSDYAVQGFELDAVDYLLKPFSLARFTKACARALERQTARGSASSPSILVKTGYEEERLRLHDILYLEADGNYLTYVLPTRRVLMRQTPADALRQLPAPYFVRVHRSYIVAVEKVEKIARQEVTVAGTAIPIGASYESAVQLLRARFSR, encoded by the coding sequence ATGCTCACCGCCCTAGCTATCGACGACGAACCGCAGGCCCTGCGCGTGGTGCAGCTGCTAGCCGCCAAGGTCCCCTTCCTGGAGTTGCGGGGCAGCTTCACAAATGCCTTCACGGCCCTCGCTTTCCTGCAAGCCCACCCCGTGGATGTGCTCTTCGTGGACATTCATATGCCCGACCTGACAGGCGTGGAGTTGGTGCAGGGGCTTTCCCGGGCACCCCTCATCATCTTCACCACGGCCTACTCCGACTACGCCGTACAGGGCTTTGAACTTGACGCCGTTGATTACCTGCTCAAGCCCTTTTCCCTGGCGCGGTTCACCAAAGCCTGTGCTCGGGCGCTGGAACGACAAACCGCGCGGGGTAGCGCCAGTAGCCCCAGCATTTTGGTAAAAACCGGCTACGAAGAGGAGCGATTACGGCTCCACGATATCCTGTACCTGGAAGCCGACGGCAACTACCTGACGTATGTGCTACCAACCCGGCGGGTACTCATGCGTCAAACCCCGGCTGACGCGTTGCGGCAGCTACCCGCGCCGTACTTCGTGCGGGTGCACCGCTCCTATATTGTGGCCGTGGAGAAGGTAGAAAAAATAGCGCGCCAAGAAGTGACTGTCGCGGGTACGGCTATCCCGATTGGGGCTTCTTACGAAAGCGCCGTACAGCTCCTGCGTGCCCGCTTCAGTCGATAA
- a CDS encoding glycoside hydrolase family 88 protein: MLKNLFLAAACLLLAVQASAQKPINVDQELAFAAQQYQRLLASHPDTTKFPQSTNPDGSPRDMPSSWWCSGFFGGSLWYLYEHTKAPEWKTAAERWTQAVAKEQYNTRTHDLGFMLYCPFGNGYRLTKNSAYPAVLVQGAKSLSTRFDPKVGVIKSWDTFKAWGTGQTYNYPVIIDNMMNLELLFWASKITGDPSFRRLAITHADNTLKNHFRPDFSSFHVVCYNPDGSVAAKKTAQGAADASAWARGQAWGLYGYTVMYRETKDPKYLAQARHIADFYLNHPNLPADKIPYWDFNAPGIPKEERDASAAAVAASALLELSQYSKPDQKRYFQAAETMLVSLASPAYKAKLGENNNFLLKHSVGSKPAKSEVDVPLVYADYYFLEGLLRYQALAKK, from the coding sequence ATGCTTAAAAACCTCTTTCTGGCCGCTGCATGTCTGCTGCTGGCTGTGCAAGCCTCAGCGCAGAAACCCATCAACGTAGACCAGGAACTGGCGTTTGCCGCGCAGCAGTACCAGCGGCTGCTCGCCTCCCACCCCGACACTACCAAGTTCCCGCAATCCACCAACCCCGATGGGTCGCCCCGCGACATGCCTTCTTCGTGGTGGTGCAGCGGCTTTTTTGGGGGCTCGCTCTGGTACCTTTACGAGCACACCAAAGCGCCCGAGTGGAAAACTGCCGCCGAGCGCTGGACCCAAGCGGTAGCCAAGGAGCAATACAACACCCGCACCCACGACCTAGGGTTCATGCTGTACTGCCCCTTTGGCAATGGCTATCGGCTCACCAAGAATTCTGCTTACCCCGCCGTACTCGTACAAGGCGCCAAGTCGCTGTCAACCAGGTTTGATCCGAAGGTGGGCGTGATTAAGTCCTGGGATACATTCAAGGCCTGGGGCACGGGCCAGACGTACAACTACCCAGTCATCATCGACAACATGATGAACCTGGAGTTATTGTTCTGGGCCAGCAAAATCACCGGCGACCCTTCGTTCCGTCGCTTGGCTATCACCCACGCTGATAACACGCTCAAAAACCATTTCCGCCCCGATTTCAGCTCCTTCCACGTAGTTTGCTACAACCCCGACGGCAGCGTGGCTGCCAAGAAAACGGCTCAGGGGGCAGCCGACGCTTCGGCTTGGGCGCGCGGCCAAGCCTGGGGGCTTTATGGCTATACTGTGATGTACCGGGAAACCAAAGACCCCAAATACCTAGCGCAAGCCCGCCATATCGCCGATTTTTACCTTAATCACCCCAACCTACCTGCTGATAAGATTCCGTATTGGGACTTCAACGCGCCAGGTATCCCCAAGGAGGAGCGCGATGCCTCCGCTGCAGCCGTAGCGGCATCGGCCTTGCTCGAATTAAGTCAGTACAGCAAGCCCGATCAGAAACGATATTTCCAAGCCGCCGAAACTATGCTCGTGAGCCTAGCCTCACCCGCTTACAAAGCGAAGTTGGGCGAAAACAACAACTTCCTGCTCAAACATAGTGTGGGTTCCAAACCGGCCAAATCGGAAGTGGATGTGCCACTAGTATATGCTGATTATTATTTCTTAGAAGGCTTACTACGCTATCAGGCGCTGGCCAAAAAGTAG
- a CDS encoding heparinase II/III domain-containing protein, with translation MKIKSLLIVAISWATSFSAAAQTTPVGADVKLPAHPRLLLLKGEEEGIKRTIAGDKTWAKLHQVILTESDAMLNLPPVERIKEGKRLLGKSRECLRRVFYLAYAWRLTHQEKYRKRAEQELLAVAAFSDWNSSHFLDVAEMTMGMAIGYDWLYDDLSQAARATIKEAILKKGIEPSLDAQNNSWLRNTNNWNQVCNAGISFGALATYEDHPELSRQIVNRAIETIKLPMGDYRPDGAYPEGYNYWGYGTTFNVLLISALQKSLGSDFGLSAQPGFLKTAGYLENMAGPSGMGFNYSDSRVISEMQPASAMFWYAGALRDPSLLWMERQTLEKGTAEEYVKNRLLPATMVWGGTTSLNTITPPKATMWVGQGKNPVALMRTSWTDPAAIYVGLKGGSPGLSHAHMDAGSFVMEAAGVRWAMDLGMQEYESLESKGVDLWNMKQNSQRWQVFRYNNLAHSTLAFNDSLQRVNGTATLTGSSNTPMFMNATTDLTGVYKSAVAKAVRGVAIVDKSYVVVRDEIETLPANTTVRWTMVTPATVRITGKNTAELTQDGKKLFLQVQEPAQVTMKTWPTTPPHAYDVPNPGTTLVGFEVQLPANAKTALNVLLVPEKAQKQAKQKSTSLAQWPQRDVSSSGK, from the coding sequence ATGAAAATCAAATCGTTGCTCATCGTGGCTATTTCCTGGGCTACCAGCTTCAGTGCCGCTGCCCAGACCACCCCCGTGGGCGCCGACGTGAAGTTGCCTGCTCACCCGCGCTTGCTGCTGCTCAAAGGGGAAGAAGAAGGCATTAAGCGCACCATCGCGGGGGATAAAACCTGGGCCAAGCTGCACCAGGTTATCCTGACCGAATCGGATGCTATGCTGAATCTGCCGCCTGTAGAACGCATCAAGGAGGGCAAGCGGCTGCTGGGCAAGTCGCGCGAGTGCCTGCGCCGGGTGTTCTACCTAGCTTACGCGTGGCGCCTGACCCACCAGGAGAAATACCGCAAACGGGCCGAGCAGGAGTTGCTAGCCGTGGCCGCCTTCAGCGACTGGAATTCCTCGCACTTCCTGGACGTAGCCGAAATGACCATGGGCATGGCCATTGGGTACGATTGGCTCTACGACGACCTATCGCAAGCGGCGCGCGCTACCATCAAGGAAGCCATTCTGAAGAAAGGTATTGAGCCTTCGCTGGACGCCCAGAACAACAGTTGGCTCAGGAACACCAACAACTGGAATCAGGTCTGCAATGCTGGCATCAGCTTCGGAGCGCTAGCCACCTACGAAGACCACCCGGAATTGTCGCGGCAGATTGTCAACCGCGCCATTGAAACCATTAAGCTGCCGATGGGCGACTACCGCCCCGATGGAGCCTACCCCGAGGGCTACAATTACTGGGGCTACGGCACCACATTTAATGTGCTGTTGATAAGTGCATTGCAAAAGTCCTTGGGCAGCGACTTTGGCCTGAGCGCGCAGCCGGGCTTCTTAAAGACGGCTGGATACCTGGAAAATATGGCGGGTCCTTCGGGCATGGGATTCAACTACTCCGACTCGCGCGTCATCAGTGAAATGCAGCCTGCCTCTGCCATGTTTTGGTATGCTGGTGCACTGCGCGACCCTTCTTTGCTGTGGATGGAGCGCCAGACGCTAGAGAAAGGCACAGCCGAAGAGTACGTCAAAAATCGGCTGCTGCCGGCCACGATGGTTTGGGGCGGCACCACGAGCCTGAACACCATCACGCCGCCGAAGGCCACCATGTGGGTAGGCCAAGGTAAAAACCCCGTGGCGCTAATGCGCACGTCCTGGACTGATCCGGCGGCCATTTACGTGGGCCTGAAAGGCGGCAGCCCGGGCCTGAGCCACGCCCACATGGACGCCGGCTCCTTCGTGATGGAAGCCGCCGGCGTGCGTTGGGCCATGGACCTCGGCATGCAAGAGTACGAGTCGCTGGAATCTAAAGGCGTAGATCTGTGGAATATGAAGCAAAATTCGCAGCGCTGGCAGGTATTTCGCTACAACAATCTAGCCCACAGCACGCTAGCTTTCAACGACAGTCTGCAACGGGTGAACGGTACGGCCACGCTCACGGGCTCTTCCAACACGCCCATGTTCATGAATGCCACCACCGACCTAACGGGCGTTTACAAAAGCGCCGTAGCAAAAGCTGTCAGGGGCGTGGCCATCGTGGACAAGAGCTATGTAGTCGTGCGGGACGAAATAGAAACGCTACCGGCCAATACAACTGTGCGTTGGACCATGGTGACGCCCGCCACGGTACGAATCACGGGCAAGAACACCGCCGAGTTAACCCAGGATGGCAAGAAGCTCTTTCTTCAGGTGCAGGAACCCGCCCAGGTGACCATGAAAACGTGGCCCACAACTCCGCCCCATGCCTATGACGTGCCTAATCCGGGAACCACGTTGGTGGGATTTGAGGTGCAATTGCCCGCCAACGCCAAAACGGCCCTCAACGTGCTGCTCGTTCCGGAAAAAGCCCAGAAGCAGGCTAAGCAAAAAAGTACATCTTTGGCCCAGTGGCCGCAGCGTGATGTTAGCTCATCCGGCAAGTAA